The nucleotide sequence TGTAATTGTATCTCATACAAAGAGCAAACTGAGAGATGATCTTGTAAGCCTTGTAAAGGCGATTGCGCAGGTGGTCGAAAATGGATGAAAACAACAAGCGGGTCTCTATTGGAGGCTTTAAATTAAAATCGGAACAAAAAGAAGTTGAATTAGACAGATTTAATGAAATCGCAGAAAACTTAAGAAAGAAACTCTTCGACTATTACTCGCCATCTGAGATCCTAATGGACCTCAACAAAAAAGGACGTGAATATGTATATGCAATGTGCGCTGAAAAAATCTCAAAAATAATTAAAAATGGTGAGGTAGACCTTAAGGACATTCCCCAAAGCAAACTTATCGAGTCAATTGTAAGCGAAATAACGGGCTTTGGTCCTCTTGAAAAACTTTTGTACGACAACAAGATAACAGAAATAATGATCAATGGTCCAAAAAAGGTCTTCGTTGAAAAAGAGGGAAATATTATCCCAACAGACATTACTTTCGAAAACGAAGAGCAGCTTAAAAGGCTCATTGATAAAATAGTTCAGCCGCTTGGTAGAAGAATAGACGAAAGCAGTCCCCTGGTCGACGCAAGATTGCCTGATGGCTCAAGAGTGAATGTTATTATTCCTCCTATCTCAGAATATCCTGTTGTTACAATTAGAAAATTCCGAAAAGACATCCTTTCAAGAGAAGACCTTATAAAACTTGGAAGCATCGACGATAAAATCGCAGACATCATAAACCTCCTCATAAAAAGCAGACTTAATATAATTGTATCTGGCGGAACAGGAACAGGTAAAACAACCTTTCTAAACTTTATGTCCGGGATGATACCCTCTAATGAAAGAATAATTACAATAGAAGACTCAAGAGAG is from Caldisericum sp. and encodes:
- a CDS encoding CpaF family protein, which produces MDENNKRVSIGGFKLKSEQKEVELDRFNEIAENLRKKLFDYYSPSEILMDLNKKGREYVYAMCAEKISKIIKNGEVDLKDIPQSKLIESIVSEITGFGPLEKLLYDNKITEIMINGPKKVFVEKEGNIIPTDITFENEEQLKRLIDKIVQPLGRRIDESSPLVDARLPDGSRVNVIIPPISEYPVVTIRKFRKDILSREDLIKLGSIDDKIADIINLLIKSRLNIIVSGGTGTGKTTFLNFMSGMIPSNERIITIEDSRELQLNQAHVVSLEARPPNIEGKGEIAIRDLVRNALRMRPDRIIVGEVRGAEAFDMLQAMNTGHDGSMSTIHANSPEDVISRLISMVLMTGAKLTEKAIASMILGGIDIIIHLFRFEDGSRKVGMIGEFVPDSHSELGIKFVPFIEFERTGTDEKGKVKGKFKFVISHGNLRCAKKMELHGINFNDYIKEATKDEKA